The following proteins are co-located in the Bosea sp. AS-1 genome:
- a CDS encoding NAD(P)H-dependent oxidoreductase — MRVLVLYAHPVPESFGAAVHEAVVEALKQAGHEVDDCDLYAEDFDPVLGPDERRGYHDTASNTLPVAGYVERVRAAEALVLCFPVWNFGYPAMLKGFFDRVFLPGVSFDLADGKVTPALGNIRKLAAVTTYGASRWTAFLMGNPPRRLVCRALRAVCHPLARTLYLAHYDMNRATPESRAAFLKKVAAKVAVF; from the coding sequence ATGCGCGTTCTCGTCCTCTACGCCCATCCGGTGCCGGAGAGCTTCGGTGCGGCGGTCCATGAGGCGGTGGTCGAGGCCCTGAAACAGGCAGGGCACGAGGTCGATGATTGCGATCTCTATGCGGAGGACTTCGATCCGGTGCTCGGTCCCGACGAGCGCAGGGGCTATCACGACACAGCCAGCAACACATTGCCGGTTGCCGGCTATGTCGAGCGAGTGCGGGCGGCCGAGGCGCTGGTCCTGTGCTTCCCGGTCTGGAACTTCGGCTATCCGGCCATGCTGAAAGGCTTCTTCGACCGTGTCTTCCTGCCGGGCGTCTCGTTCGACCTCGCCGATGGCAAGGTGACGCCGGCGCTCGGCAACATCCGCAAGCTCGCCGCGGTGACGACCTATGGCGCCTCGCGCTGGACGGCCTTCCTGATGGGAAACCCGCCGCGCCGGCTGGTCTGCCGGGCGCTGCGCGCGGTCTGCCATCCGCTGGCGCGGACGCTTTATCTGGCGCATTACGACATGAATCGCGCGACGCCCGAAAGCCGGGCCGCTTTCCTGAAAAAAGTCGCAGCCAAAGTTGCAGTCTTTTAG
- a CDS encoding FAD-binding oxidoreductase, with protein MTTRYDIAALKTRLGGIRTEENPALVKQKSRDFFWYSPVLKRQLDHVVADIVISPVSETEVVQVLAACHELGIPVTPRGTGTGNYGQAMPLSGGVLLDLSGFNKVKEIAAGRYVAEPGAIMARIDDETRAHSRQELRLHPSTYQTASIGGFIAGGSGGVGSIKWGGLRDWGNIIRLKVATMEASPRVLEFSGEDLHKVAHAYGTNGIITEVEMPLGPAYNWVDVIVGFESLRAATEFANAVGEQDGLALKNLCVVAAPAPHDYFLRHRKFLPRDSHLVIVMAADFAVDALCAYARRFKGAELLLRTDKLSPEDAKGLPPAYELGWNHTTLRALRVDPAITYLQVLYPFPNQVDLVDRIHARFGDEVVAHLEFVRFDGKITCFGLPLIRFTSEERLEEIIAIHEEMGAPIFNPHRYTLEEGGMKQTDETQLAFKREADPQGLLNPGKMIAWEDPSYDYRSGKTFLFRSLAEAGIG; from the coding sequence ATGACGACCCGCTACGACATCGCCGCGCTGAAGACCCGCCTCGGAGGCATCCGCACCGAGGAGAATCCGGCGCTGGTGAAGCAGAAGAGCCGTGACTTCTTCTGGTATTCTCCGGTGCTCAAGCGTCAGCTCGACCATGTCGTCGCCGATATCGTGATCTCGCCGGTGAGCGAGACGGAGGTCGTTCAGGTTCTCGCCGCCTGCCACGAGCTCGGCATTCCCGTGACGCCACGCGGCACCGGCACCGGTAATTACGGCCAGGCGATGCCGCTCTCGGGCGGCGTGCTGCTCGATCTCTCGGGCTTCAACAAGGTCAAGGAGATCGCCGCCGGCCGCTACGTCGCCGAGCCCGGCGCGATCATGGCCCGCATCGACGACGAGACGCGCGCGCATTCGCGGCAGGAATTGCGGCTGCACCCCTCGACCTACCAGACGGCCTCGATCGGCGGCTTCATCGCTGGTGGATCCGGCGGTGTCGGCTCGATCAAATGGGGCGGCCTGCGCGACTGGGGCAACATCATCCGGCTCAAGGTCGCGACGATGGAGGCAAGCCCGCGCGTTCTCGAGTTCTCCGGCGAGGACCTGCACAAGGTCGCCCATGCCTATGGCACCAACGGCATCATCACCGAAGTCGAGATGCCGTTGGGGCCGGCTTACAACTGGGTCGACGTCATTGTCGGCTTCGAGAGCCTGCGCGCCGCGACCGAGTTCGCCAATGCTGTGGGCGAGCAGGATGGGCTCGCGCTCAAGAACCTCTGCGTCGTCGCTGCGCCCGCGCCGCATGACTATTTCCTGCGCCATCGCAAGTTCCTGCCGCGCGACAGCCACCTCGTCATCGTCATGGCCGCGGATTTCGCGGTGGACGCGCTGTGTGCCTATGCGCGGCGTTTCAAAGGGGCGGAGCTTCTTCTGCGGACGGACAAGCTTTCGCCGGAAGATGCCAAGGGCTTGCCGCCGGCTTACGAACTCGGCTGGAACCATACGACGCTCAGGGCGCTGCGGGTCGACCCCGCAATCACCTATCTGCAGGTGCTCTATCCCTTCCCGAACCAGGTCGATCTCGTCGACAGGATCCACGCCCGCTTCGGCGACGAGGTTGTCGCCCATCTCGAATTCGTGCGCTTCGACGGCAAGATCACCTGCTTCGGCCTGCCGCTGATCCGCTTCACTTCCGAGGAGCGGCTGGAGGAGATCATCGCCATCCATGAGGAGATGGGCGCGCCGATCTTCAATCCGCACCGCTACACGCTGGAGGAGGGCGGCATGAAGCAGACCGACGAGACGCAGCTCGCCTTCAAGCGCGAGGCCGATCCGCAGGGTCTGCTCAATCCCGGCAAGATGATCGCCTGGGAGGACCCGTCCTACGACTATCGCTCGGGCAAGACCTTCCTGTTCCGCAGCCTGGCCGAAGCCGGTATCGGCTGA
- a CDS encoding MarR family winged helix-turn-helix transcriptional regulator — translation MTKALEKSVGRALLVTARLHRSRMGERLNGLGLFPGQEQALKALQPAPMTMGELASLLRVKPPTVSKTIGRLSLQGLVTREGGNRDGRLVQVALTEAGQKTAAELDAVWNDVEEELLDKLDGKERKQLRKLLRKAAKGLSKAGADHDDPEIDGEEADSDA, via the coding sequence ATGACCAAGGCTCTCGAGAAAAGTGTCGGTCGCGCCCTGCTGGTCACGGCAAGGCTCCACCGCTCGCGGATGGGCGAAAGATTGAACGGGCTCGGCCTCTTCCCAGGCCAGGAGCAAGCGTTGAAGGCGCTTCAACCCGCGCCGATGACGATGGGCGAGCTCGCCTCGCTGCTTCGGGTCAAGCCGCCGACCGTGTCGAAGACCATCGGCCGCCTCTCGCTACAGGGGCTGGTGACACGCGAGGGTGGCAATCGCGACGGGCGACTGGTGCAGGTCGCGCTGACCGAGGCCGGCCAGAAGACGGCAGCCGAGCTCGACGCGGTCTGGAACGATGTCGAGGAAGAACTCCTCGACAAGCTCGACGGCAAGGAACGCAAGCAACTGCGGAAGCTGCTGCGCAAGGCAGCCAAGGGGCTCTCCAAGGCCGGCGCCGACCATGACGACCCAGAGATCGACGGCGAAGAGGCCGATAGCGACGCCTGA